The genomic DNA ACAACTCTTCCGTGGATATGCCTGCTGATGAACCTCACGGATCTAATGAGCGCTTGGAAAGGATGGAGAACGAAGACCAAGAAAGGGGCCAGAATGGCGCTGAGGTTTTGGTCCCAGCTGTTACTGTCAGACCCGTTCAAAGACAACCCAAGCCAAGTGTCTATGCACGATTTAAGAAAAGGATCCTGACCTTTGAAATGGGATGGCACATTTATTTTAGACAGAGTGTAGCCCGACCTGGGCTTGCCCTGGCTTCGTTGTATTTCACTGTGATTTCGTTTGGCGCCATAACAACTGGTTACGCTTACACGCAGTGTTTGTCTGAGTCAGTTCTGAGTCTGATACGAGGCATTGGTTCGTTGTTTGGTGTCTTTGCTACATTTGTTTTTCCCCGATTGAGAAATGCTGTTGGTGTTGTTCGCTGCGGGCTATTCTCCATGtctcttcagttttcttgccttCTTTTGTGTGTCGCTGCTGTCTTTGCTCCTGGTTCGCCATTCTTCTTGTTACCGAGAAATTCAGGGCAACCTTTGCTGCCCCAGTGTAAGGCACCTCAGCGGACAACTCCCACACCAACTCTCTCTCCCAGTTGCATGAATGAAGGGCCCAGGAATTCCTCTCTAAACGTTCATCCTTCAAATTTGCAGTTTATGAGAAGAGTTTTAGACTATAATAATACTGCAGTAACGACGGCAAGAATGTCCTTACCAAGCGTCACAGTGCCGTCCGTTGTTAATCGGGTGAATGGATCAAAAACACAAGCCATACCATCCACAACAGCCATTTTGCCATCCAAGACCAGACCCAGTGTGGTGCCTTCCAATTCAGTCGTCTCTCCTTCTACTTCTTCTCCTTCAAACCGCAACTGTAGTTTGAAGACAACAGCCTCTATGCCGCAGGCCGTAAGCAACAGTTTTTCATATGTCTCCATCAGCTTGCTACTTGCAGGGATCGTCTCATCCCGCCTTGGATTATGGTTGTCTGATCTAACCATCACCCAACTCACCCAAGAGGCAGTACCAGAACAAGAGAGAGGAATTGTGGGCGGGATGCAAAACTCTTTCAACTCAATTTTAAGCCTTCTCATGTTCTGCTTAGTTATAGCTCTTCCCAAGCCTGAGACTTTCGGTTTGTTGGCACTGATGTCTGTGGGCGCAGTTGGAACAGGCGGTTTACTGTACGCTTCTTTCGCGTACAAGATTCGTGgtcatttgtttcattttgagaAAGCCCGTAAATTCTGCGGCGGGGCCGATGCTCGTAGGGAGCCAGTACCGATGCTGATCTCAAATGATGACCTCGATCTTGAGGATGACGAAGAGGAGGCCATGATAAGAGGAGTGTTAAGCACTAGGAACGAAAACTTTAAATATTAGAGTATTTACTTACGCGAGGAAGTAAGTTATTCTAAATGGGCAGCATTCTTTCCCGCCGGATTACAAATTCTTCAGTTTATAGTCAACGTTAATGCTTCTTAAATACCCTAAAATGCACCTTTTTTGATCGCAATTCACCGATATGCTTGATTGTTATCAGAGAGTTTACCAGCAAGACGAGAGGACACTAGTCTACCGACCGCTGGTCGATAGACTTATGCGCCGACGTTTCGAGAGACGGACGGATATCTTTTAACCTTGTAGAAATATAATTTGCTTAGACGTTAATTTAAGCACACAGTTAAAAACGCCTCAGTTTTATTCAACACCTGTTTTATAGTTTAGCAGTCAGTTTATCAGTAGTAATTTTTAGGTTCGCATGGACAGAACCCAGGAATGGACTAAAGAATGTTTTTCATTATAAGCGAGGCTCAGTCTATCACCACAGCACAGGAGTTTGTTTCTATTCGTAGGTGGGTCGTGTGGAACAGACTTACCTATTGAGTAAAATATATTTGCAGAAAAGCTTCTCGTGAAATTTTTTAGTAATGGTATTTAAAAACAACAGTAACTATGGACTGTTAATTTAGGGACAGTCGGAATGAAAATTTCAAGTACAAAGCACTAAACTAGTAGGAACTTTATTTATTGATCTAAGAATTTGCACGAAACTACTTTTTTGTAGCAACTACCAGTTACCAACATCTTGAAtaattgtaaagaaaattttgtagCTACTTTGGAGAAAATTAAACGAGGGAATGTTTAAATTCCTGATTGGGAGATTGTCTCAGTTAAAGACCTGTTTATtgtagaaaataataatgaaaattcaTGCCTTTGGACCTTAAAATGGCGATAAAGTTGCGCGAAGTTTAGCAAAACCATTATAACTCCAGATTGTTTTTCAACCTCGGCAGAAGATTTCTCCAACATGTCAACAAAAGGATTGCTTTGTGATGGCAAAATACTACTGGTAAAAACCAATGCATGATACATAACAAAATGGCGTTTTACTTCAAACTGGGCTTAACTACCGTACGTAACATCTTTACTTCAAGGACTCCTCTTAATTTTACATATAAAATGCAATAGAAAACGTAAGATTCAAGATATAAGATtaaactttgtttcttttcccacAAATCAGTTCGTAGCGTTCAGCTCCTGCATTTGGTTGTGCGGTTGAAACCAACGAGAAATTGATCCTTACTGACGAACAAACGTCGTACCCCTGTAAAAAACAATAACGCAAGTTAATAAGGGGGCACgtttctaaagagactgtggtgctgcgtcggtggggcaGTTAACAAGATAATTTGCGTTTATCTGagttgagttaataatgtacattggccaccgtaaagagtttcaaagctcacctttcgagcgttagctcgTCATCGGAGCAATTTGCAACAACGCATTTCGATTGACTTATTCACGGAAGCCTTGAAATCAGAACGCTTGTTTTGAATAAGAATTCCTTTTACATTTGCTGGATGCGATTTTCTCCTTATTTCCACTGAACCGTTTTCGTAAAAATTCGTCCCACAATGTTGACGGCTATCCCGTTTTTCCGCCGCCCAAGAAAAGCCTTTCTTACTGTTTCAATTACCAGGTAAACCCTTGGCTCGTTCAGATAACCAAATTATGGACGATAAATAAAGAACTACACCCGTATTACGTACTTCACAGTTTTCTTCTCTGTTGTTTTCTGTTCCGGTTTGGCTCTGTTGAGTACTTTGATGAATTCTGCTGTTCTAGCTCTCATCCTCGAATGAAGATAGGCCTTTATAAAACACACAAGAACGTTCTGTTAAATCACTGCGTTTCTTTTACTCACAAGTGGTAACAAGGTCTTTTGGTTTAGTTTTGGGGCCTGCATCCccacataaaaattaaaatcttaatAATTTGTAACACGTGTATTAGGTAAGAAGTACCTTTGAGCATTTGATGTGATAATGCAGGTAGTTCCTGAAGGTGTGAATAAGATTGATGGTGCTGTCTCGAGCATCAGGCTTTGTGTGACGTGGTTCAAGAACTACAAAGGTACAAGATGGTCATCGTTTAATTTGATTATCACTCGCTTAAAACTCCTCTAAGTGTGTGTCAAAACTACTTTTGACTGAGCGTTACAATGCAAACACTGGCAATGAATGGATAAGATTAGCATTCTTTTCTAGTAGTGATTTTCATCTTACTTATAGGATAAGAAATAGTTTGAGTCTAAGAACTTTGATTAATGATTCAGCATGCACTAGTCTGTTTCCAGACCTATTTTCACTTCCATCATCACTCAGTGGGTAGTTTAAATAGAATCTCCTTCGGGAGAGGTGGGTAACTCTTGTACTCTTCACTCAAGTTGAGCTCCATTACTCTAcattagaattaaaaaaaaaaaaaaaaaaaaaccgtgtaAAGTTGGCACTTTCCCTCTGCTAATACTACAGTGTATGTCCTCAAAATGCTGCAAAATCTCCCCAACTGTTTCATGTTGCTACAAGAATTAGTCAGATCATCCTCCATCATTTCCACTAACAAGGGTAACAAAAGATTCTGTCTAAGAATGGATACTAACCAAAGGTGATATATCCAATGTTATCGCCTGTCTTGGCACCAGTTCCCTGCAATTCCTGTGGGGGTTCTTTGTGACTGAAGATGACTTGTGGTGCTGTCTGGCTTGCACGACGGCCCTCTTTGAATTCCTGACACACAATAGGAAGTTTTAATTCTCTAATATACATGTAGACAATCTGTCTAAATAAATCTGACTGCTGTGTGAAAACACTGTTACAAGATTATATTATATTACAGTATCAACCTAACTTTAACCGTAGGATAAAAGGAGTTCAATGAATAAGGCTGAAATTTTAGAAAATCTACAGAATCCAATAGATTCAGTCACAAAAAATTCCTATGAAAGGGATGGACCATTGTCTTTGTAGAGGAGGATGGATAAATCCaagttaaaacacttttttggTGCTCTCGTCCCCAttaacaaattttctttatttggtgGCTTCTTTATGATAAAAATTAGTTACTTTTACAATTATACAACTTGTTCTCTTCTCAGAGGGATGAGAGGGGATGGGAGAAGGAATTAAGGATAGGGATAATTTTGCTTCTGTGAACTATTTTTCCTCACATTTCAAAATATAAGCATTCACAGAGCTAGCCTAAACTGTACCTGCATGAAGACTTTACCAATGatcacatcatcatcatctctaAATACAGTACTGAAGACAACTGTAACACGATCATCTGTTGCTTGGACATACCTGAAGAGAGAAAACAGATAACCTCTCCTTACACTTTCAGTAAGCAGGTGACCAGTATAGACTGACCTATCATATAGGGGGTGTTATCATgctaaaacaataaattgtacatgtatttgctgTGAGAGCATTAAGACTTTAGAAAGAAACAGGAAGAAATAACTTGACCCATGAGcatccatcatcatcatcacttaTTAAAAATTTGTAGCAGCCAGAAAAgagaatttcaattttcaatttgaatttgggAAGGAAGAGGTTAagacaaactaaaaataaatgtaCCAGTCTCAGAGATTGAACTGCCACGGTcaaggaggaaaaaataaaacatgttaaaaaaatccattttaacTCACATGGACTCATCTTCTCTGTAATTTATGACTGCCTGAGTTTTTCCACCAGAGCCAGCTTGTTGATagtcaaaatatttctcaaacACTGAGGCAAAGCAGTTTCTTTTCAACAGAGC from Pocillopora verrucosa isolate sample1 chromosome 10, ASM3666991v2, whole genome shotgun sequence includes the following:
- the LOC131799143 gene encoding solute carrier family 40 member 1-like, which gives rise to MEQGQSEESLIESGERSDVGRWRNTPAGRQATAKCSKISPLHLVCISHLFSAWGDRMWHFAIGLYLVELTPGSLRLTAIYQLISTLSIIIFGPLVGDWVDRTPRLKVARISLIIQNVAVIICGVSLLIMLRYGEQIQHPYTMLLEAKIIIIGSVADLSSVGTKIAVEKDWVVVIAGSDKSLLASTNALMRRIDLCCKILAPIVVGQVMTYISKMAGVLFLAGWNVVSVFGEYYLLWKVFKAVAALSHKVIDTTRHNSNTEDNSSVDMPADEPHGSNERLERMENEDQERGQNGAEVLVPAVTVRPVQRQPKPSVYARFKKRILTFEMGWHIYFRQSVARPGLALASLYFTVISFGAITTGYAYTQCLSESVLSLIRGIGSLFGVFATFVFPRLRNAVGVVRCGLFSMSLQFSCLLLCVAAVFAPGSPFFLLPRNSGQPLLPQCKAPQRTTPTPTLSPSCMNEGPRNSSLNVHPSNLQFMRRVLDYNNTAVTTARMSLPSVTVPSVVNRVNGSKTQAIPSTTAILPSKTRPSVVPSNSVVSPSTSSPSNRNCSLKTTASMPQAVSNSFSYVSISLLLAGIVSSRLGLWLSDLTITQLTQEAVPEQERGIVGGMQNSFNSILSLLMFCLVIALPKPETFGLLALMSVGAVGTGGLLYASFAYKIRGHLFHFEKARKFCGGADARREPVPMLISNDDLDLEDDEEEAMIRGVLSTRNENFKY
- the LOC131799144 gene encoding probable actin-related protein 2/3 complex subunit 2; its protein translation is MILLEINNRIIEETLRAKFTGGKFESVDITVADFDGVQFHISNPNGEKSKIMLSISMKFYSDLQKYGADELLKKVYGSFMTTPEEAYDVSLLINLEQLPSDEKEKEELIQKFALLKRNCFASVFEKYFDYQQAGSGGKTQAVINYREDESMYVQATDDRVTVVFSTVFRDDDDVIIGKVFMQEFKEGRRASQTAPQVIFSHKEPPQELQGTGAKTGDNIGYITFVLEPRHTKPDARDSTINLIHTFRNYLHYHIKCSKAYLHSRMRARTAEFIKVLNRAKPEQKTTEKKTVKGTTFVRQ